The DNA region TGGTGATCGACTCGGGGATGCCGACCGGCGCCTTCACCGACGTCATCGACAGCCACGGCGACCTCGTCGACCTGGTCAAGTTCGGCTGGGGCACCTGCCTGGTGACCCGTGACCTGTCCCGCAAGCTCGACGTGCTCCGCGCCGCCGGCATCGCCTTCTACTTCGGCGGCACCCTCTTCGAGCACCACCTCTGGAGCGACCGGCTCGGCGAGTTCGTGCACCTGCTCCGCGCCCACCGCGCGACCCACGTCGAGGTCTCGAACGGCACCATCCCGCTCGACCAGCACGAGAAGGCCGGGTACGTGCGGCTCCTCGCCCGCGAGTTCACGGTCATCTCCGAGGTCGGGTTCAAGGACGCCTGCCGGTCCGAGACGCTGGCCCCCGCCGACTGGGTGGCGGCGATGCAGGAGGACCTCGACGCCGGGGCCTCGCTGGTCACCGCCGAGACCCGCGAGAGCGGCCGCAGCGGGATGGCCCGCGCCGACGGAACCCTTCGCGCCGACGTCCTCGGGGCCGTCCTCACCAGCGTCGATCCGGCGAGGGTGCTCTTC from Candidatus Dormiibacterota bacterium includes:
- a CDS encoding phosphosulfolactate synthase; the encoded protein is MIATAPIRATRPRTRGITMVIDSGMPTGAFTDVIDSHGDLVDLVKFGWGTCLVTRDLSRKLDVLRAAGIAFYFGGTLFEHHLWSDRLGEFVHLLRAHRATHVEVSNGTIPLDQHEKAGYVRLLAREFTVISEVGFKDACRSETLAPADWVAAMQEDLDAGASLVTAETRESGRSGMARADGTLRADVLGAVLTSVDPARVLFEAPTKSLQVDLIRAAGPQVNLGNISTGDIVGVETLRLGLRADTLMELTPAAPARPAPALLPGPGRLTVAA